One genomic segment of Paenibacillus sp. FSL H8-0332 includes these proteins:
- the thrS gene encoding threonine--tRNA ligase, translating into MEIQVQLPDGAIRRYSRNTTIAQIAESISVSLRKNAVAGKIDGRLVDLDCPVEGDSLVEIVLADSSDGLMIHRHSTAHVMAQAIKRIYGERNVKLGIGPVIEDGFYYDIDIAQPLSSEDLAAIEREMGKIIKENLPIWRRVVSREEAVQFFEQLEEPLKLELIRDLPEDAVISLYEQGEFTDLCRGPHLPSTGRIKAFKLLSVAGAYWRGDADNQVLQRIYGTAFLSTALLEEHLHLLEEAKKRDHRKLGKELELFMFSEEAPGMPFYLAKGMLIRTALEDFSRKLQRADGYEEVRSPLMMNRRLWEQSGHWDHYKDEMYFTKVDETDFALKPMNCPGHMLIYKNSRRSYRDLPIRIAEYGQVHRHESSGALNGMMRVRTFCQDDAHLFVLPEQIESEITRVLELIDQFYSIFGFEYKVELSTRPEDYMGSEELWDQAEESLERVLKKNGIEYRVNAGDGAFYGPKIDFHVLDALKRSWQCGTIQLDFQMPEKFDLTYIGEDNNKHRPVVIHRAVFGSIDRFMGILTEHYSGAFPLWLSPVQVKLLPVSVVHDEYAEQVRRQLATAGLRVEVDSRNEKLGYRIREAQLEKIPYMLVLGDQEQNDGTISVRSRADNTLFTLNAQEFIQQLTAKIDGWE; encoded by the coding sequence ATGGAGATTCAAGTGCAGCTGCCGGATGGAGCAATTAGGAGGTATTCGCGTAACACCACAATTGCGCAGATTGCGGAGTCGATTAGCGTAAGTCTGAGAAAGAATGCAGTAGCCGGCAAAATCGATGGCAGACTCGTTGACCTTGATTGTCCGGTTGAAGGGGACAGCCTCGTGGAGATCGTGTTAGCGGACAGCAGCGACGGGCTGATGATTCACAGACACAGCACAGCCCATGTGATGGCCCAGGCGATCAAACGGATCTATGGAGAACGGAACGTGAAGCTGGGCATTGGTCCAGTGATCGAGGACGGCTTCTATTACGATATAGATATTGCCCAGCCCCTGTCCAGCGAGGATCTTGCTGCGATTGAGCGGGAGATGGGGAAGATCATCAAGGAGAACCTGCCGATCTGGCGCCGGGTGGTGAGCCGGGAGGAAGCGGTGCAGTTCTTTGAACAGCTGGAAGAGCCGCTGAAGCTGGAGCTGATCCGGGATCTGCCGGAGGACGCAGTAATTAGCCTGTATGAGCAAGGTGAATTCACGGACCTGTGCCGGGGGCCGCATCTGCCCTCCACTGGCCGGATTAAGGCGTTCAAGCTGCTAAGTGTAGCAGGTGCCTACTGGCGCGGAGATGCTGACAATCAGGTGCTTCAGCGGATATACGGCACGGCTTTCCTGAGCACAGCCCTACTTGAGGAGCATCTGCACCTGCTGGAGGAAGCGAAGAAACGGGATCACCGCAAGCTGGGTAAGGAGCTGGAATTGTTCATGTTCTCCGAGGAAGCGCCGGGCATGCCGTTCTACCTGGCCAAAGGGATGCTGATCCGCACAGCGCTGGAGGATTTCTCCCGCAAGCTGCAGCGTGCCGACGGGTATGAAGAGGTCCGCTCACCACTGATGATGAACCGCCGTCTGTGGGAGCAATCCGGACATTGGGATCATTACAAGGATGAGATGTATTTCACGAAGGTGGATGAGACAGATTTTGCACTGAAGCCGATGAACTGTCCGGGACACATGCTGATCTACAAGAACAGCCGCCGTTCCTACCGGGATCTGCCGATCCGCATTGCGGAATACGGCCAGGTTCACCGCCATGAATCCTCCGGCGCGTTGAACGGGATGATGCGGGTCCGTACTTTTTGCCAGGATGATGCCCATTTGTTCGTGCTGCCGGAGCAGATTGAGTCTGAGATTACACGGGTGCTGGAGTTGATCGATCAGTTCTATTCCATCTTCGGATTCGAGTACAAGGTCGAGCTGTCTACACGCCCGGAGGATTATATGGGGTCCGAAGAGCTCTGGGATCAGGCGGAGGAGTCGCTTGAACGGGTGCTGAAGAAGAATGGAATCGAATACCGGGTGAATGCGGGAGATGGTGCTTTTTACGGACCGAAGATAGATTTCCATGTCCTCGATGCCCTGAAGCGGAGCTGGCAATGCGGTACAATTCAACTGGATTTCCAGATGCCCGAGAAGTTCGACCTGACTTACATTGGCGAAGATAACAACAAGCATCGTCCGGTTGTCATCCATCGTGCGGTGTTCGGCTCCATTGACCGGTTCATGGGTATTCTTACAGAGCACTATAGCGGAGCGTTCCCGCTGTGGCTGTCTCCGGTGCAGGTCAAGCTGCTGCCAGTCTCTGTGGTTCATGACGAGTATGCCGAGCAGGTCAGAAGACAGCTGGCGACAGCCGGACTACGGGTGGAGGTAGATTCCCGGAATGAGAAGCTGGGCTACAGAATCCGTGAAGCTCAGCTGGAGAAAATCCCTTATATGCTGGTGCTGGGAGATCAGGAGCAGAATGACGGAACAATCTCGGTACGAAGCCGTGCGGATAACACATTATTCACACTGAACGCCCAGGAGTTCATTCAGCAACTGACAGCTAAGATTGACGGCTGGGAATAA
- a CDS encoding GNAT family protein, translating into MTAIEAGQLAGNVIRLVPLTEEHKPELMKLLHHPRIWEYTWRRISSEEEAGQLVDAALANQAAGEDIPYVMVEQTSGRIVGTTRLMHLDRRHRNAEIGCTWISPEYWRTAVNTESKLLLLKYAFEVLGLIRVDFSIVSDNLRSQRAIERIGAALEGVLRKHRITADGTVMDNMLYSIIDEEWPAVKKNLQYLVNEKYK; encoded by the coding sequence TTGACAGCAATAGAAGCAGGCCAGCTTGCAGGCAACGTAATCCGGCTTGTGCCTTTGACGGAGGAGCATAAGCCTGAGCTTATGAAGTTGCTGCACCATCCGCGGATCTGGGAGTACACCTGGAGGCGGATCAGCTCAGAGGAAGAGGCAGGACAACTGGTGGATGCGGCTCTGGCGAATCAGGCGGCAGGCGAGGATATTCCTTATGTGATGGTGGAGCAGACATCCGGCCGGATCGTAGGGACTACGCGGTTGATGCATCTGGACCGTAGGCATCGTAATGCAGAGATCGGCTGCACCTGGATCTCACCGGAATATTGGAGAACTGCGGTGAATACGGAGTCGAAGCTGCTTTTGCTGAAATATGCCTTCGAGGTGCTGGGGCTGATCCGGGTGGACTTCTCCATTGTCAGTGACAATCTGCGCTCGCAGCGTGCCATTGAGCGGATTGGAGCGGCCTTGGAGGGCGTCCTGCGCAAGCATCGGATCACCGCTGACGGTACAGTTATGGACAATATGCTGTACAGTATTATTGATGAGGAATGGCCTGCGGTGAAGAAGAATCTGCAATATCTAGTGAATGAGAAATACAAATAG
- a CDS encoding DUF6063 family protein yields the protein MSYSLEQVQQASRLFFDLLRRKVIPLDDPAAAECLQDTAAYDALQYVAKEAGCRIMNSGHRLHLLVSPIGSGFASNFTQLRNKYSRIERKTHLHIINVIILVFLAEMDQDEQHFKPGQDSMSYIQLSDQVSELFQTWVGMDEDGSFSKQWRLDIQAMHKVWTSLYMQTKSQEEGDSLSRGAGSRIGLIHEGMKLLEEEHLVFISENEKRIFPREELYERMRYLYHDVDRYKELKALVGRTLSGQEGEAHAAH from the coding sequence ATGAGTTATTCCTTAGAGCAAGTTCAGCAGGCATCGCGGCTGTTCTTCGACCTGCTTCGCCGCAAGGTGATTCCGCTGGATGATCCCGCTGCCGCCGAATGTCTGCAGGATACAGCTGCTTATGATGCCCTGCAATATGTAGCCAAAGAAGCCGGCTGCCGGATTATGAATTCCGGTCACCGCCTGCACCTGCTCGTGAGTCCGATCGGCTCCGGATTCGCCAGTAACTTCACTCAGCTGCGCAATAAATATTCACGGATTGAGCGCAAGACACATCTGCATATCATTAACGTTATTATTCTTGTCTTCCTGGCGGAGATGGATCAGGATGAGCAGCACTTCAAGCCGGGACAGGACAGCATGTCCTATATTCAGTTGTCGGATCAGGTATCCGAGCTGTTCCAGACCTGGGTTGGGATGGATGAGGACGGCAGCTTTAGCAAGCAGTGGCGCCTGGATATCCAGGCGATGCACAAGGTGTGGACCAGCCTCTACATGCAGACCAAGAGCCAGGAGGAAGGCGATTCGCTCAGCCGGGGAGCCGGTTCACGGATCGGTCTGATCCATGAAGGCATGAAGCTGCTGGAGGAAGAGCATCTGGTGTTCATCTCCGAGAATGAGAAGCGGATATTCCCCCGGGAAGAGCTGTACGAGCGGATGCGTTATCTCTACCACGATGTGGACCGGTACAAAGAGCTGAAGGCTCTGGTTGGCCGCACACTCAGCGGACAGGAGGGTGAAGCCCATGCCGCGCATTGA